From Mytilus edulis chromosome 9, xbMytEdul2.2, whole genome shotgun sequence, the proteins below share one genomic window:
- the LOC139488488 gene encoding single-strand DNA endonuclease ASTE1-like isoform X2, with amino-acid sequence MGIRGLRSFIEKNGSLQPYILKDTRVVIDGNNICHHLLYIGTCRHYGGNYIEIRQNAQSFFQALLKCNIKPYVVFDGGYDDDDKKLQNIITKCELRIKENEEKPPKHMECFPVLAYESFTMVLKELNIPHLTCDGEADNQIAVLARQWNCPVISCDSDMYIFDLPGGFINFSDINLDQPTSGELNTRLYVASKFEDSIGLHTTLLPVAATVIGSLYADIDNGIANLFFKRLGGKSSFANISRNLKYAFELLKNARSQQIAIAILMQCVDEKLPSSKTEELKEKIYSSVSAYNAGTEFTGFDIAKYFEGTEYTKHYKCLPDCVIEKIRSCTLSGMPINVALGRVILKPTFEHFDLLPIQHISRPLRQIIYGLVLKSCTNGVEYVTEIVRDKRLMTKEPIKPVVEVSGYGLLPTLQEIDGQDKRNKIKLLAAIFTFDEKILESLPSESRVFALALKYFISNTCPYVTVHLKIYALCHVILLYREFPNVQSFYNMLSSSTANEKQNVELFHENLQRFQECLNMAYTINVLLGTPLKQPDPATVFDGILMYNFFLKEPTEYVVDQLAKTHFLKEQMLKLYNALLFI; translated from the coding sequence ATGGGCATTCGTGGTCTTAGaagttttatagaaaaaaatggttCCCTCCAACCATACATACTAAAAGATACTCGGGTCGTCATTGACGGAAATAATATTTGTCATCACCTTTTATACATTGGAACATGCCGACATTATGGTGGCAACTACATAGAAATCAGACAAAATGCCCAGTCGTTCTTTCAAGCTTTGTTAAAATGCAATATTAAGCCATACGTAGTGTTTGATGGCGGATACGATGACGACGACAAGAAACTTCAGAACATTATTACGAAATGCGAGCTCCGAAtaaaagaaaacgaagaaaagcCACCTAAACATATGGAATGTTTCCCAGTCCTAGCTTACGAATCTTTTACCATGGTATTGAAAGAACTAAATATTCCCCATTTGACTTGTGATGGCGAAGCAGACAACCAAATAGCAGTATTGGCTAGGCAGTGGAATTGCCCAGTTATATCTTGCGATTCAGATATGTACATCTTTGATCTACCCGGAGGCTTTATCAATTTCTCTGATATAAATCTGGATCAACCTACAAGTGGTGAGTTAAATACTCGACTGTACGTTGCAAGTAAATTTGAAGATAGCATAGGATTGCATACAACTCTATTGCCAGTTGCAGCTACTGTAATAGGTAGTTTGTATGCAGATATTGATAATGGTATAGCTAATCTGTTCTTCAAACGCCTTGGAGGAAAATCAAGTTTTGCCAATATTTCAAGAAACTTGAAATATGCATTTGAGTTATTGAAAAATGCAAGGAGTCAACAGATTGCAATCGCAATTTTAATGCAGTGTGTGGACGAAAAACTTCCATCATCGAAAACAGAAGAACTAAAAGAGAAAATATATTCATCTGTCAGCGCTTACAATGCAGGTACTGAATTTACTGGCTTCGATATTGCTAAATATTTTGAGGGAACAGAATATACAAAACACTATAAATGTCTTCCTGATTGTGTTATAGAGAAAATTCGTTCATGTACCTTATCGGGGATGCCTATAAATGTTGCATTAGGGAGGGTGATTTTAAAGCCAACATTTGAACATTTTGATTTGTTACCAATTCAGCATATATCACGCCCATTGCGACAAATTATTTATGGCCTTGTTCTCAAATCATGCACAAATGGTGTGGAATATGTAACAGAAATAGTGCGTGACAAGAGATTGATGACAAAAGAACCAATCAAACCAGTTGTAGAAGTTTCAGGATATGGTTTACTGCCAACCCTTCAAGAAATTGATGGTCaagacaaaagaaataaaataaagttattagCGGCGATATTTACTTTTGACGAAAAAATCTTAGAAAGTCTACCTAGTGAATCAAGAGTTTTCGCTCTCGCgcttaaatattttataagtaacaCATGCCCATATGTGACAGTACACTTGAAAATCTACGCACTGTGTCACGTGATACTTCTGTACAGAGAGTTTCCTAATGTTCAGTCTTTCTATAACATGTTGTCATCTTCTACTGCTAATGAGAAACAAAATGTCGAACTGTTTCATGAAAATTTGCAGCGTTTTCAGGAGTGTCTAAATATGGCATACACAATAAATGTGTTACTTGGCACGCCTCTAAAGCAGCCAGATCCGGCTACCGTTTTCGACGGTATTCTGAtgtataatttctttttgaaaGAACCAACGGAGTATGTTGTTGATCAGTTGGCAAAAACCCATTTTCTGAAGGAGCAGATGCTAAAACTTTACAATGCATTGCTTTTCATTTAA
- the LOC139488488 gene encoding single-strand DNA endonuclease ASTE1-like isoform X1, with amino-acid sequence MIISKPSTTTEWTQIEIMGIRGLRSFIEKNGSLQPYILKDTRVVIDGNNICHHLLYIGTCRHYGGNYIEIRQNAQSFFQALLKCNIKPYVVFDGGYDDDDKKLQNIITKCELRIKENEEKPPKHMECFPVLAYESFTMVLKELNIPHLTCDGEADNQIAVLARQWNCPVISCDSDMYIFDLPGGFINFSDINLDQPTSGELNTRLYVASKFEDSIGLHTTLLPVAATVIGSLYADIDNGIANLFFKRLGGKSSFANISRNLKYAFELLKNARSQQIAIAILMQCVDEKLPSSKTEELKEKIYSSVSAYNAGTEFTGFDIAKYFEGTEYTKHYKCLPDCVIEKIRSCTLSGMPINVALGRVILKPTFEHFDLLPIQHISRPLRQIIYGLVLKSCTNGVEYVTEIVRDKRLMTKEPIKPVVEVSGYGLLPTLQEIDGQDKRNKIKLLAAIFTFDEKILESLPSESRVFALALKYFISNTCPYVTVHLKIYALCHVILLYREFPNVQSFYNMLSSSTANEKQNVELFHENLQRFQECLNMAYTINVLLGTPLKQPDPATVFDGILMYNFFLKEPTEYVVDQLAKTHFLKEQMLKLYNALLFI; translated from the exons ATGATCATAAGTAAGCCTTCTACAACAACCGAATGGACACAAATTGA gATAATGGGCATTCGTGGTCTTAGaagttttatagaaaaaaatggttCCCTCCAACCATACATACTAAAAGATACTCGGGTCGTCATTGACGGAAATAATATTTGTCATCACCTTTTATACATTGGAACATGCCGACATTATGGTGGCAACTACATAGAAATCAGACAAAATGCCCAGTCGTTCTTTCAAGCTTTGTTAAAATGCAATATTAAGCCATACGTAGTGTTTGATGGCGGATACGATGACGACGACAAGAAACTTCAGAACATTATTACGAAATGCGAGCTCCGAAtaaaagaaaacgaagaaaagcCACCTAAACATATGGAATGTTTCCCAGTCCTAGCTTACGAATCTTTTACCATGGTATTGAAAGAACTAAATATTCCCCATTTGACTTGTGATGGCGAAGCAGACAACCAAATAGCAGTATTGGCTAGGCAGTGGAATTGCCCAGTTATATCTTGCGATTCAGATATGTACATCTTTGATCTACCCGGAGGCTTTATCAATTTCTCTGATATAAATCTGGATCAACCTACAAGTGGTGAGTTAAATACTCGACTGTACGTTGCAAGTAAATTTGAAGATAGCATAGGATTGCATACAACTCTATTGCCAGTTGCAGCTACTGTAATAGGTAGTTTGTATGCAGATATTGATAATGGTATAGCTAATCTGTTCTTCAAACGCCTTGGAGGAAAATCAAGTTTTGCCAATATTTCAAGAAACTTGAAATATGCATTTGAGTTATTGAAAAATGCAAGGAGTCAACAGATTGCAATCGCAATTTTAATGCAGTGTGTGGACGAAAAACTTCCATCATCGAAAACAGAAGAACTAAAAGAGAAAATATATTCATCTGTCAGCGCTTACAATGCAGGTACTGAATTTACTGGCTTCGATATTGCTAAATATTTTGAGGGAACAGAATATACAAAACACTATAAATGTCTTCCTGATTGTGTTATAGAGAAAATTCGTTCATGTACCTTATCGGGGATGCCTATAAATGTTGCATTAGGGAGGGTGATTTTAAAGCCAACATTTGAACATTTTGATTTGTTACCAATTCAGCATATATCACGCCCATTGCGACAAATTATTTATGGCCTTGTTCTCAAATCATGCACAAATGGTGTGGAATATGTAACAGAAATAGTGCGTGACAAGAGATTGATGACAAAAGAACCAATCAAACCAGTTGTAGAAGTTTCAGGATATGGTTTACTGCCAACCCTTCAAGAAATTGATGGTCaagacaaaagaaataaaataaagttattagCGGCGATATTTACTTTTGACGAAAAAATCTTAGAAAGTCTACCTAGTGAATCAAGAGTTTTCGCTCTCGCgcttaaatattttataagtaacaCATGCCCATATGTGACAGTACACTTGAAAATCTACGCACTGTGTCACGTGATACTTCTGTACAGAGAGTTTCCTAATGTTCAGTCTTTCTATAACATGTTGTCATCTTCTACTGCTAATGAGAAACAAAATGTCGAACTGTTTCATGAAAATTTGCAGCGTTTTCAGGAGTGTCTAAATATGGCATACACAATAAATGTGTTACTTGGCACGCCTCTAAAGCAGCCAGATCCGGCTACCGTTTTCGACGGTATTCTGAtgtataatttctttttgaaaGAACCAACGGAGTATGTTGTTGATCAGTTGGCAAAAACCCATTTTCTGAAGGAGCAGATGCTAAAACTTTACAATGCATTGCTTTTCATTTAA